The Saccharomonospora cyanea NA-134 genome includes a region encoding these proteins:
- the sbnA gene encoding 2,3-diaminopropionate biosynthesis protein SbnA, producing the protein MTDHVRRGILATVGSTPLVELERLSIDCDMRVFAKVEKFNPGGSIKDRTAVSMLLDRLYTGQLDPGRSVVVESSSGNLAIGLAQLCRYFGLRFVCVVDARTTSHNVSVLRAYGAEVEVVTEPDPVTGELLAARLRRVEELLDELPDAFWPNQYANPRNPKAHERTMREIATALNDRVDYLFCPTGTTGTLQGCARYVRAHGLSTTIVGVDAVGSVLFDPDPPPVSRLVPGHGASVRPALLDPSAAHRVVHVDDLDCVVGCRRLVAREAILAGGSSGAAVSALHRLAPSLPPGSTCVLILPDGGDRYLDTVYSDQWVREHFGDVTHHWRDPAVARI; encoded by the coding sequence ATGACCGACCACGTGAGGCGGGGCATTCTCGCCACCGTGGGCTCCACCCCACTCGTCGAACTGGAACGGTTGTCGATCGACTGCGACATGCGGGTCTTCGCGAAGGTGGAGAAGTTCAATCCCGGGGGCAGCATCAAGGACAGAACCGCGGTCAGCATGCTGCTCGACCGGCTCTACACCGGGCAGCTCGACCCCGGCCGGTCGGTGGTCGTGGAATCCAGTTCCGGCAACCTGGCGATCGGACTGGCACAGCTCTGCCGCTACTTCGGACTGCGGTTCGTCTGTGTCGTCGACGCCAGGACGACCTCCCACAACGTGTCCGTGCTCCGGGCGTACGGCGCGGAGGTGGAGGTCGTCACGGAGCCGGACCCGGTGACGGGTGAGCTGCTCGCCGCACGGCTGCGCCGGGTCGAGGAGCTCCTCGACGAGCTGCCCGACGCGTTCTGGCCCAACCAGTACGCCAACCCACGTAACCCGAAGGCGCACGAACGCACCATGCGGGAGATCGCGACGGCACTGAACGACCGCGTGGACTACCTGTTCTGTCCCACGGGCACCACGGGCACTCTCCAGGGCTGCGCGCGGTACGTCCGCGCGCACGGCCTGTCGACCACCATCGTCGGCGTGGACGCGGTCGGCAGCGTCCTGTTCGACCCGGACCCGCCCCCGGTGTCGCGGCTCGTTCCCGGCCACGGCGCCTCGGTACGACCGGCCCTGCTGGACCCGTCCGCGGCGCACCGGGTGGTCCATGTCGACGACCTCGACTGTGTCGTCGGGTGCCGGCGGCTGGTCGCCCGTGAGGCGATCCTCGCGGGTGGTTCGTCGGGCGCCGCGGTCTCGGCGCTGCACCGCCTGGCGCCGTCACTGCCGCCGGGATCGACCTGTGTGCTCATCCTGCCCGACGGAGGTGATCGTTACCTCGACACCGTCTACTCCGACCAGTGGGTACGCGAGCACTTCGGTGACGTGACGCACCACTGGCGGGATCCCGCTGTCGCTCGCATATAG